The region GATTATACACAAAAAAACTTAAGATGAAATTAAAACATAGCGTAAAAGCGAGAAAGCTATAAAGAACATTATAATCGCTATAAGAATATCTATTATTTTAGTTATTTGAATAAGAATCTGACTTAATTTCAAAGCACCATACCCCAAACCAAAAAACCATAAAAATGATGCAGTAAATGCTCCATAAGCAAAAATAATTTTTTCATCAAAGTTAAACATTAATGCAGTAGCACCTATTACAAAAACCGTGTCTAAATAGACATGAGGATTTAAAAGGGTAACTGCCAAAGTCAATAAAATGGTTTTTTTAAGCGATAAGGAATTAGATTGTAAAAATTTAGGGTGAGATTCTGCAAAAAATGCAGACTTTAAAGAAAGAAATCCATAATATAAGACAAATAGAATCCCAACCGATGCAATGAGTAAATTTAAGATTCTGTTTTTAGCTAAAAATTCTCCTATTCCAAAAATCCCAAATCCCATTAAGACAACATCACAAAAAAAGCAAATTCCACTAACTACAAAAATATGATTCTTACTTATGCCTTGCTTAATAATAAAGACATTTTGCGCTCCAATGGCGACAAGGAGGGACAAGGAAAGAAAGAATCCTTTAAAGAAAATAGACATTAAATCTGATGATTCCTTTGATTATTTTCTAGTATTTTAACAAAAGGACAATTAATGCGATATAAATAACTTGCACAGCAATTCCCTGAAGGTTATTATAAAATCCCAAAACAACCACGCTAGGAAGGGGTAAAATATCTGATGGTAGCACACAACACATACACGCTAACACCCAAAATTTTGAATCCAAGCGCATAGATTAGCCAATTCATCACCCTAAACATCAAATGAATGGGCAACTTTTGTGCAAAGATTTTCATTAGATAAGCAATCAGTATCACTCCAATATTACCGCTCCATCCACTCAAAAACGCAAGCCCTCCTAATCCAATCAAGCTACCTTGAGCAAGTGCTTGTCCCATTTTTGATTTAATATAAGCCTGCCAACCCGTAAGACTTGCTTTGCTATGCAACCAAGCACCAACAAAAATCATCACAATAACTGCTGCGATTCCTGCTGCACCCTCCAAAATTTCACGATTTGTTCCTGCTGCCGCCAAAGGAAAAAGCTGCACTAATGCCAAAGCTACGACAATACTAAATACTACCCCAAGACTGGCTCCACCGATTACCCAATGCTGTCCTCGCGTCTGATTTGCCGCTTGCAATGCTGCAAGCAACACCATAATAATCAAAAGTGCTTCCACACCCTCTCGCAACAAAACAATCGCTGCATCTATTGCTGTGTAGAAATTTCTGGAAGTTCAGATTCTATACAATTATACAACCCACCATCTCTTATGCTCACGCACTTCACCCTCAAAAATAGGCTACTGCGCAATAAAAGTAAAAATCGCATCTTTTGCCACAGCTTCATTTTGTGAAAAATCCTCAAGCGCACGGCGTAAAAGTGTCAAACCATGTGATAAATTTTGTGGCACACCCTCGACTTTGCGACTCTAAAACATTTCCCGTAATAAAATCATTCAAAGCAGCACCCAACTTTTGAATATGAAAATTCATAGAATCAAAATCCACCGCTTCACTGACCATTGCGACACAATAAAGCGCCAAAGCCGTTTCAATCTGCCCATAATATCCCGCGCTTGTATCGCCCACTATGCGCTCATTGCGTTGCCAAGTGTCATAGAATCTCCTATAAAGTGAGGGAACATTCTTCAATATTTTTCTCTGTCGCTTTCTTGAATTGCTTAAATATAGGCATTACACACTTTTCTAACTGCTTGCGTTTTGCTTCATAATCTATCGGATTCTGCTCCTTTTCAAATGCAAGTGGTGCGATAGAAAGGGATTCTA is a window of Helicobacter ganmani DNA encoding:
- a CDS encoding LysE/ArgO family amino acid transporter, which translates into the protein MSIFFKGFFLSLSLLVAIGAQNVFIIKQGISKNHIFVVSGICFFCDVVLMGFGIFGIGEFLAKNRILNLLIASVGILFVLYYGFLSLKSAFFAESHPKFLQSNSLSLKKTILLTLAVTLLNPHVYLDTVFVIGATALMFNFDEKIIFAYGAFTASFLWFFGLGYGALKLSQILIQITKIIDILIAIIMFFIAFSLLRYVLISS
- a CDS encoding FTR1 family protein; the encoded protein is MLREGVEALLIIMVLLAALQAANQTRGQHWVIGGASLGVVFSIVVALALVQLFPLAAAGTNREILEGAAGIAAVIVMIFVGAWLHSKASLTGWQAYIKSKMGQALAQGSLIGLGGLAFLSGWSGNIGVILIAYLMKIFAQKLPIHLMFRVMNWLIYALGFKILGVSVYVLCATIRYFTPS